The following are encoded in a window of Thermococcus sp. CX2 genomic DNA:
- a CDS encoding thiamine-phosphate synthase family protein → MRTPSLYVAEELMPFIRAKIAENLYKSGMKQAQIAGYLGITQAMVSKYLAGKYKVPPKEVADELEKLASEVSKLILFGGTKEDAIVLTSRRLFELFQSGFLCRFYSEYAGISEKACRSLFSAQPTRGEILERLNLALNELLRNEAFPSLIPEVRSNFAYSLPNPGGSEDVAAIPGRITAVKGKAFALPPEFGASSFTAGILVELGKVRPEVRSVLNIRYGSDIELALERAGFNVARVKTGGLGEDEAVKIIADAFRDGTHDAVVDEGGFGVEPVVYLFGRDPFEVVEKLKRLVNGL, encoded by the coding sequence ATGAGGACGCCGAGCCTCTACGTTGCCGAGGAGCTCATGCCTTTCATCAGGGCCAAGATAGCTGAGAACCTTTATAAGAGTGGCATGAAGCAGGCCCAGATAGCTGGGTATCTCGGCATAACCCAGGCTATGGTGAGCAAGTATCTTGCAGGGAAATACAAGGTTCCCCCAAAGGAGGTCGCCGATGAGCTCGAAAAGCTCGCCTCCGAAGTGTCGAAGCTAATCCTCTTCGGTGGAACTAAAGAGGACGCCATAGTTTTGACCTCCCGCAGGCTCTTCGAACTCTTCCAGAGCGGTTTTCTGTGCAGGTTTTATTCAGAATACGCCGGGATAAGTGAGAAAGCTTGCAGGTCGCTGTTTTCAGCTCAACCCACGAGGGGTGAGATACTGGAGAGACTTAACTTGGCCCTTAACGAGCTTCTCAGAAACGAGGCTTTCCCCTCGCTTATTCCAGAGGTCAGGAGCAACTTCGCGTATTCCCTTCCAAACCCTGGAGGCTCTGAGGACGTCGCGGCCATTCCGGGGAGAATCACGGCAGTTAAGGGGAAGGCCTTCGCTTTGCCACCCGAGTTCGGCGCGAGCAGCTTCACCGCTGGCATACTCGTGGAACTTGGAAAGGTTCGGCCAGAGGTCAGGAGCGTCCTGAACATACGTTATGGTAGTGACATTGAATTAGCCCTGGAAAGGGCGGGTTTCAACGTTGCGAGGGTTAAGACCGGGGGGCTGGGGGAAGACGAGGCCGTCAAGATAATCGCAGATGCATTCAGGGATGGAACCCACGATGCCGTGGTGGACGAGGGTGGCTTTGGAGTTGAGCCTGTGGTTTATCTCTTTGGGAGGGATCCCTTCGAGGTCGTGGAGAAGCTCAAGAGGCTGGTGAATGGCCTTTGA
- a CDS encoding VanZ family protein, giving the protein MVHFLEFVILGFLGWSAFLYLLPLPFLLEFLQLFVPGRTFSPYDMAANLIGFGFGVLLGWWYEGRHEGASLPNEGRD; this is encoded by the coding sequence GTGGTCCATTTCTTGGAGTTCGTCATTTTGGGTTTCCTCGGATGGTCTGCTTTCCTTTACCTCCTCCCCCTGCCTTTCCTTCTCGAGTTTCTCCAGCTATTCGTCCCGGGCAGGACTTTCTCGCCCTACGACATGGCCGCAAATCTAATAGGATTTGGCTTTGGAGTTCTCCTTGGGTGGTGGTATGAAGGTCGTCACGAAGGAGCTTCACTTCCCAACGAAGGGCGAGATTGA
- the thrC gene encoding threonine synthase codes for MKLRCTICGREYDKPVQRCECGEPVEFELFHGEPYIGKTVWERFYDFWPVEPDPELSLGEGDTPLVKSKLGKELGIRLYLKNETVNPTWSFKDRGTFLAISHAVREGYKAVGTVSTGNMAASVAAYAARAGLKAKILVSEKASKEKLKAVSVYGADVIRVKGDYGRLYFESLKLGERLGVYFMNSDNPFRVEGYKGISFEIAEEITPDYVLIPTSSGGLFRGVAKGFTELFASGLIDRIPTLVAVQAEGCSPICRAFEEGKERIERFESPKTIAHAIENPHPPSGNAVLKLLREMGGLCVTVSDEEIMKAQAELAREGLFVQPASATGIAALRKLRESRRIEEGAKVVSILSGAGLKTLGQLDIRDVRECPLEKLDECLKT; via the coding sequence TTGAAGCTCAGGTGTACAATCTGCGGCAGGGAGTACGATAAGCCCGTGCAGAGGTGTGAGTGCGGCGAGCCGGTAGAGTTTGAGCTCTTTCATGGGGAACCCTACATAGGAAAGACCGTGTGGGAGCGCTTTTACGACTTCTGGCCGGTCGAACCGGATCCCGAGCTGAGCCTCGGCGAAGGGGATACGCCCCTTGTAAAGTCAAAGCTCGGGAAAGAGCTGGGGATTAGGTTATACCTCAAGAACGAGACCGTCAATCCGACCTGGAGCTTCAAGGACAGGGGGACGTTTTTGGCCATAAGCCACGCTGTCAGGGAAGGTTATAAGGCTGTTGGAACCGTCTCAACCGGGAACATGGCCGCGAGCGTTGCTGCCTATGCTGCCAGGGCCGGCTTGAAGGCCAAAATCCTCGTCTCAGAGAAGGCCAGCAAGGAGAAGCTGAAGGCCGTTTCTGTTTACGGAGCTGACGTGATAAGGGTAAAAGGCGACTACGGGAGGCTCTACTTCGAGAGCCTGAAGCTCGGAGAGAGGCTCGGCGTCTATTTCATGAACTCGGACAACCCCTTCAGGGTGGAGGGCTACAAGGGAATAAGCTTCGAGATAGCTGAAGAGATCACGCCCGACTACGTTCTCATACCCACTTCTTCCGGCGGCCTTTTCAGGGGAGTTGCCAAAGGCTTCACCGAGCTCTTCGCGAGCGGGCTGATAGATAGAATCCCCACACTCGTTGCCGTTCAGGCTGAAGGCTGCTCGCCGATATGCAGGGCCTTCGAGGAGGGGAAGGAAAGGATCGAGCGCTTTGAAAGTCCAAAAACGATAGCCCACGCCATAGAGAACCCCCACCCACCGAGCGGGAACGCTGTCTTGAAGCTCCTCCGTGAAATGGGCGGCCTTTGCGTTACGGTGAGCGACGAGGAAATCATGAAAGCCCAAGCAGAGCTTGCAAGAGAAGGCCTCTTCGTCCAGCCCGCGAGTGCCACTGGGATAGCCGCGCTGAGGAAACTCAGGGAAAGCAGAAGAATCGAGGAAGGGGCAAAAGTGGTCTCAATACTTAGCGGGGCGGGGCTTAAGACCCTCGGCCAGCTTGACATCCGGGACGTTAGAGAGTGCCCGCTCGAAAAGCTCGACGAGTGTCTCAAAACCTAG
- a CDS encoding secondary thiamine-phosphate synthase enzyme YjbQ: MKVVTKELHFPTKGEIDLVDITHEVERIVEESGIKNGQVLVFVPGATGAIVTIEHESGLLEDFKRALRELIPKGKGYLHDRIDDNAHSHIRATLLGASECFPVVDGKLVRGIWQQIFFVELDVRPRRRRVIVQVLGE; this comes from the coding sequence ATGAAGGTCGTCACGAAGGAGCTTCACTTCCCAACGAAGGGCGAGATTGACCTCGTGGACATAACTCATGAGGTCGAGAGAATTGTCGAGGAGTCGGGAATAAAGAACGGCCAGGTCCTCGTCTTCGTTCCCGGCGCTACTGGGGCGATAGTTACGATAGAGCACGAGTCAGGTCTCTTGGAGGACTTCAAGAGGGCCCTGAGAGAGCTCATACCCAAAGGCAAGGGCTACCTTCACGACAGAATCGACGACAACGCCCACTCCCATATAAGGGCCACGCTCCTCGGGGCGAGCGAGTGCTTTCCTGTGGTTGATGGAAAGCTCGTCCGGGGGATATGGCAGCAGATATTTTTCGTCGAGCTGGACGTGAGGCCGAGGAGGAGAAGGGTGATAGTTCAGGTCTTGGGTGAGTGA
- a CDS encoding cyclic 2,3-diphosphoglycerate synthase: protein MAEKKRKRVLILGAAGRDFHNFNVFFRDNPEYEVVAFTATQIPDIEGRLYPPELAGELYPNGIPIWSEDDLEKIIKEHNIDIVVFAYSDVSHEHVMHLASRAHSAGADFWLLGPKSTMLKSSKPVIAVTAVRTGCGKSQTSRKVAQLLQEMGYKVVAIRHPMPYGDLRKQIVQRFASYEDLDKHECTIEEREEYEPYIDRGMIVYAGVDYEKILREAEKEADIILWDGGNNDFPFYEPDLWIVVTDPHRPGHELKYHPGETNFRAADVIIINKIDTANRDDIQKVRESIEKVNPNAIVIDGASPLYVDKPELIKGKRVLVVEDGPTLTHGGMKYGAGYIAAKKYGAKEIIDPRPYAVGSIIETYKKYPHLDVILPAMGYGKKQIKELEETINRADADVVVIGTPIDLRRVMKLNKPAVRVRYELEEIGEPKLKDILKEFVEKCEKLKK, encoded by the coding sequence ATGGCCGAAAAGAAAAGAAAGAGGGTACTCATTCTCGGTGCCGCCGGAAGGGACTTCCACAACTTCAACGTCTTCTTCAGGGACAACCCCGAGTACGAGGTCGTTGCCTTCACCGCAACCCAGATTCCCGACATAGAGGGCAGACTCTACCCACCCGAGCTTGCCGGCGAGCTCTACCCGAACGGAATACCGATATGGAGTGAGGACGACCTTGAGAAGATAATCAAGGAGCACAACATTGATATCGTTGTCTTCGCCTACTCAGACGTCTCCCACGAGCACGTTATGCACCTCGCCTCTCGCGCTCACTCCGCTGGCGCTGACTTCTGGCTCCTCGGTCCAAAGAGCACCATGCTCAAGTCCAGCAAGCCGGTTATAGCGGTTACCGCCGTCAGAACTGGCTGTGGAAAGAGCCAGACCTCGAGAAAGGTTGCTCAGCTCCTCCAGGAGATGGGCTACAAGGTCGTCGCCATAAGACACCCGATGCCCTACGGCGACCTTAGGAAGCAGATCGTCCAGCGCTTCGCCAGCTACGAGGACCTCGACAAGCACGAGTGCACCATCGAGGAGAGGGAAGAGTACGAGCCCTACATCGACAGGGGCATGATCGTTTACGCCGGAGTTGACTATGAGAAGATCCTCCGCGAGGCCGAGAAGGAGGCCGACATAATCCTCTGGGACGGCGGAAACAACGACTTCCCGTTCTACGAGCCGGACCTCTGGATAGTCGTTACCGACCCGCACAGGCCTGGCCACGAGCTCAAGTACCACCCAGGTGAGACCAACTTCAGGGCTGCTGATGTCATAATCATCAACAAGATAGACACCGCCAACAGGGATGACATCCAGAAGGTCAGGGAGAGCATCGAGAAGGTTAACCCGAACGCCATCGTCATCGACGGCGCCTCACCGCTCTACGTCGACAAGCCCGAGCTCATCAAGGGCAAGCGCGTTCTCGTCGTCGAGGACGGTCCGACCCTCACCCACGGCGGCATGAAGTACGGTGCCGGTTACATCGCCGCCAAGAAGTACGGAGCTAAGGAAATAATCGACCCGAGGCCCTACGCCGTCGGCTCAATCATCGAGACCTACAAGAAATACCCGCACCTCGACGTCATCCTCCCGGCCATGGGCTACGGCAAGAAGCAGATCAAGGAGCTCGAGGAGACCATCAACAGGGCCGATGCCGATGTGGTCGTCATAGGAACCCCGATCGACCTCAGGCGCGTCATGAAGCTCAACAAGCCGGCCGTCCGCGTCAGGTACGAGCTCGAGGAGATCGGCGAGCCGAAGCTCAAGGACATCCTCAAGGAGTTCGTCGAGAAGTGCGAGAAGCTCAAGAAGTGA
- a CDS encoding PLDc N-terminal domain-containing protein, whose product MEEMIFFAGFFWILALIALAATIWVIYDVFVNQKAMPDIEKVVWVLVALFLGWIGAIIYYFVVKASGKYERPPEEETPDELKVY is encoded by the coding sequence ATGGAGGAGATGATTTTCTTTGCAGGATTCTTCTGGATATTGGCTCTGATAGCACTGGCGGCTACGATATGGGTTATCTACGACGTCTTCGTCAACCAGAAGGCGATGCCTGACATCGAGAAGGTGGTCTGGGTTCTTGTGGCGCTGTTCCTCGGCTGGATCGGCGCGATAATCTATTACTTCGTCGTCAAAGCGAGCGGCAAGTACGAGAGGCCACCAGAAGAGGAAACGCCCGATGAGCTCAAGGTATATTAA